In the Dendrosporobacter quercicolus genome, CACTGAGAGACGGCTGCCGCTGCCGCTTCGTTATTTGAATGCTGAATAGCCACTAAGATCACTCCTTTAGCCTTTTTCCATTAATTTTTTCGGCAATCATTTTCCGTAATTCTTTCTTGCTTACCTTGCCTAATGGGGTATAAGGAAAGCTGTCGATAAACTCGATCCGGTCAGGAATTTTAAAAGCGGCAATGCCGCGTTCCTTTAGAAAATTTTTCAGCGCACCAACTGTAGGATTTTCGTGACGGAGTATCACAAAAGCGCATGACCGTTCGCCGAGAAACGCGTCAGGCATGGCAACAATCGCTGCGTCCAATACGGCCGGGTGCGCAAGAAGGTGATTTTCAACCTCTTCCGCCGCGATTTTTTCGCCGCCGCGATTGATTTGATCCTTCGCGCGGCCTTCCACAACGATATAGCCCGCTGCATTCACGCTGACCAGATCACCGGTCCGGTAAAAACCGTCCGGAGTGAACGCCTTTTCATTATGTTCTTCCGCTTTATAATAGCCGCGAATGGTGCAAGGCCCCCTTGTTAATAATTGCCCGACTTCCCCCGGCGCCACCTCTATATCGTCCTCGTCCACCACCCGGATTTCATCATAGGGCGACACGGGTTTCCCCTGAGTACTCACAATCGTTTCTTCCGGGTCATCCAACCTTGTGCAATTCACCAGACCTTCCGCCATGCCATAGCTTTGCTGCAACGTGCAGCCAAATGCCGGTTTGATCCGGCGCGCAGCCTCCTCGCTGAATTTAGCCCCGCCAACTTGCAGCACCTTCAGGCTGGACAAGTCGTAACGGCTGGAAGCTACGGCTTCCAGCCATATCAGGGCAAGCGGCGGCACAAGCGAAGTAATGGTGACCCGTTCCTGCTCTATCAGGGGAAAGGCTTCATCCGGACTGGGCGCAGCGGCAAGAACTACCCGGGCTCCTGCGTATAA is a window encoding:
- a CDS encoding (2,3-dihydroxybenzoyl)adenylate synthase, whose amino-acid sequence is MMVTGCPSFPKEFAERYREMGCWRGETFGNMLRERAESQGERIAVTSGEKNISYAELDKRADGLAAGFQQLGIRKGDRVVVQLPNRIEFFEVCFALFRLGALPVFALPSHRSNEICYFCEFAEAVAYVIPDTYMEFDYRTLAKEVKNTVPGLQVIVAGDAGDFLALPELYAAAIVDPPAVSSSDVAFLQLSGGSTGLSKLIPRTHDDYIYCLRLNGEFCRLNQDSVYLAVLPVAHNFTLSSPGVLGALYAGARVVLAAAPSPDEAFPLIEQERVTITSLVPPLALIWLEAVASSRYDLSSLKVLQVGGAKFSEEAARRIKPAFGCTLQQSYGMAEGLVNCTRLDDPEETIVSTQGKPVSPYDEIRVVDEDDIEVAPGEVGQLLTRGPCTIRGYYKAEEHNEKAFTPDGFYRTGDLVSVNAAGYIVVEGRAKDQINRGGEKIAAEEVENHLLAHPAVLDAAIVAMPDAFLGERSCAFVILRHENPTVGALKNFLKERGIAAFKIPDRIEFIDSFPYTPLGKVSKKELRKMIAEKINGKRLKE